A region of the Calditrichota bacterium genome:
TTCAAATCCCGTGCTACAATGAGGAAAAAACGCTTCCTGTAACGATTGCCGGTTTGCCGAAGAAAATCGAAGGCATCGACCAAATTGAAATCCTGATTGTTGATGATGGAAGCATCGACGGAACGGTTGAGGTAGCCAAGAGCTTGGGAGTCCATTACATTGTTCAACACACGAAGAACAAGGGGCTCGCCGAAACCTTTATGACCGGAATCAATGCGTGTTTGATGCACGGAGCGGACATCATTGTCAATACGGACGCTGATAATCAGTACAACAGCGACGATATTCCAAAACTCATTCAGCCCATTCTCGCCGGCGAGGCCGATCTTGTGATTGGGGAACGCCCCATTGAAAACATTTCCCATTTCTCGTTTATCAAAAAGAAACTGCAGCGGTTGGGAAGCTGGGTGGTTCGTCATTTTTCCGGAACCAATATTCCCGACGTCACCAGCGGCTTTCGCGCACTCAGTCGGGAAGCGGCCCTGAAATTGAACATTGTTTCCGGCTTTACGTACACGCTGGAAACCA
Encoded here:
- a CDS encoding glycosyltransferase family 2 protein — protein: MKLIIQIPCYNEEKTLPVTIAGLPKKIEGIDQIEILIVDDGSIDGTVEVAKSLGVHYIVQHTKNKGLAETFMTGINACLMHGADIIVNTDADNQYNSDDIPKLIQPILAGEADLVIGERPIENISHFSFIKKKLQRLGSWVVRHFSGTNIPDVTSGFRALSREAALKLNIVSGFTYTLETIIQAGKKNLAVTYVPIRTNEKTRESRLFKNIPHYIKKSVTTIFRIYTMYEPLKVFFALGSSFIGIALLISFRFLYFYFSGNGQGHVQSLIFAAILFIIGFQVIVMGWLADLISMNRRLIEDQLYKIKKLEIGANGKRSTK